The Tepidibacter aestuarii genome contains a region encoding:
- a CDS encoding DUF2164 domain-containing protein, producing the protein MDKINLSKEKKAKMISSIKKYFQDERDENLGDLASSMILDFFIKELASEFYNQGVSDSYKYMSDRLEELFEIQKY; encoded by the coding sequence ATGGATAAAATAAATTTAAGCAAAGAGAAAAAAGCAAAAATGATTTCGTCAATAAAAAAATATTTTCAAGATGAAAGAGATGAGAATTTAGGGGATTTAGCATCTTCTATGATTTTGGATTTTTTTATTAAGGAACTTGCCTCAGAGTTTTATAATCAAGGAGTGAGTGACTCATATAAATATATGAGTGACAGATTAGAAGAATTATTTGAAATTCAAAAATATTAG
- a CDS encoding phosphodiester glycosidase family protein: MKKIFLLAFIIVCFTVSQVCAFSPYVSYNQYFKSVNKTAKVVLIDVNNQTIKPKVGRAHGKIASADSLKNMSDIKKTATNRIIGGINGTYFSAYDGSNLPYGTLIEDGKVVHIGNYGSVIGFTSDNKMIIDNLNINIDGYINSEKQFYAWGLNHPRSEKDAIVIYTQEYNDSISPKGAKAVMIEDGVVKYIVENQDNLWVSQNGFIILFNEEVKYLVDRFKIGDKVSYKCDFESQNIDQTVEGNVKWEDVTCAIGAGPSLIIDGEITANGSQEGFWESKINTSRAQRSFIGYTYDNKFVMGTVSNANLKELAQICKEMNLKGAMCMDGGASSSLYYQGKYITLPGRNINNALVFAEEVVSQ; encoded by the coding sequence ATGAAAAAAATATTTTTACTAGCATTTATTATAGTATGTTTTACAGTTAGTCAGGTATGTGCATTCTCACCATATGTAAGCTATAATCAATATTTTAAAAGTGTAAATAAGACTGCAAAGGTTGTACTTATCGATGTGAATAATCAAACTATAAAGCCTAAGGTAGGAAGGGCTCATGGGAAAATAGCTTCTGCTGATTCTTTAAAGAATATGTCAGATATTAAAAAAACTGCTACTAATAGAATTATAGGAGGAATAAATGGAACATACTTTAGTGCATATGATGGATCGAATCTCCCTTATGGAACGCTTATAGAAGATGGTAAAGTAGTTCATATAGGAAATTATGGTTCTGTTATAGGGTTTACTAGTGATAACAAGATGATTATAGATAACCTTAATATAAATATAGATGGATATATAAATAGTGAAAAACAATTTTATGCTTGGGGACTTAATCATCCAAGAAGTGAAAAAGATGCAATAGTTATATATACACAAGAATATAATGACTCTATTTCTCCAAAAGGTGCAAAGGCAGTTATGATTGAAGATGGAGTAGTTAAGTACATAGTTGAGAATCAAGATAATCTATGGGTATCTCAAAATGGATTTATAATATTGTTTAATGAAGAAGTAAAATATTTAGTAGATAGATTTAAAATAGGAGATAAAGTATCTTATAAATGTGATTTTGAGTCACAAAATATAGATCAGACTGTAGAAGGTAATGTTAAATGGGAAGATGTTACATGTGCTATAGGAGCGGGACCAAGCCTTATAATAGATGGTGAAATAACCGCAAATGGATCACAAGAGGGATTTTGGGAAAGTAAGATAAATACGTCTCGTGCTCAAAGAAGTTTTATAGGATATACTTATGATAATAAATTTGTTATGGGAACTGTTTCAAATGCAAATTTAAAGGAATTAGCTCAGATATGCAAAGAAATGAATCTTAAGGGAGCTATGTGTATGGATGGAGGAGCTTCATCTAGCCTTTATTATCAAGGTAAGTATATAACCTTACCTGGAAGAAATATAAATAATGCACTTGTTTTTGCTGAGGAAGTTGTGAGTCAATAG
- a CDS encoding DUF1540 domain-containing protein: MNQGNTHIGCDVTECKHHAQAINNCTLDHIEVKKHTPNATSVESTDCASFEME, from the coding sequence ATGAACCAAGGAAATACTCATATAGGTTGTGATGTAACAGAATGTAAACATCATGCTCAAGCTATTAATAACTGTACTCTTGATCATATTGAGGTTAAGAAGCATACGCCAAATGCTACTTCTGTAGAGTCAACAGATTGTGCAAGTTTTGAAATGGAATAG
- a CDS encoding 3-oxoacid CoA-transferase subunit B, translating to MNPKKRIAKRAAKEFNDGMVVNLGFGIPVLSSNYIPEGVNVTLQSENGILNFGEVAKLGEEDHTFCNAAGMPITPLTGCSLFNLDTSFAIIRGGHVDITILGALEVDQYGNIANWALENENGKYSPGMGGAMDLLVGAKKVIATTVHTTKEGESKILKKCKLPLSAQGVVDLIITELAVMQVTKEGLVLKEISPDVTVEEVIRKTDADLIIPDKIEIME from the coding sequence ATGAATCCAAAAAAAAGAATAGCTAAGAGAGCTGCTAAAGAGTTTAACGATGGAATGGTTGTGAACTTGGGATTTGGAATTCCTGTTTTATCGAGTAATTATATACCAGAAGGAGTAAATGTGACTTTACAATCTGAAAATGGAATACTAAACTTTGGAGAAGTTGCAAAGCTTGGAGAAGAAGATCATACATTTTGTAATGCAGCAGGAATGCCAATAACTCCATTAACTGGTTGTTCTTTATTTAATTTAGATACATCATTTGCTATAATTAGAGGTGGACATGTAGATATAACTATATTAGGAGCTTTGGAAGTAGACCAGTATGGAAATATAGCTAACTGGGCACTTGAAAATGAAAATGGTAAATATAGTCCTGGTATGGGAGGGGCAATGGACCTTTTAGTTGGAGCAAAGAAGGTTATAGCAACTACTGTTCATACAACAAAAGAAGGTGAATCTAAAATATTAAAAAAATGCAAGCTGCCATTATCTGCACAAGGAGTAGTAGATTTGATAATAACAGAGCTTGCAGTTATGCAGGTAACAAAAGAAGGTCTTGTACTTAAGGAAATTTCACCTGATGTAACTGTTGAAGAAGTTATAAGAAAGACAGATGCAGATTTAATTATTCCTGACAAAATAGAGATTATGGAATAA
- a CDS encoding lysophospholipid acyltransferase family protein produces the protein MFRTIRWFIYFWYSLISLIPDVKKVKKLDEQGDIAQKDQIVYEKASNWAKTLVELSGANVNIIGEENIPKDEAVLFVSNHQGSFDIPILLGFIKKPKAFVAKEELRKFPFISKWMEYMNCIFLNRSNNRESIKAIKQGINNLRQGYSMVIFPEGTRSEDGKLGEFKPGALKLATKSKVRIVPITISGSNNIMKKGSFIISPAEVDVMISKAIEIEEGMDKDTKSLTENIRNIINDNLEYKEKNI, from the coding sequence ATGTTTAGAACTATAAGATGGTTTATTTATTTTTGGTATAGTTTAATATCGCTAATACCAGATGTAAAAAAGGTAAAGAAGTTAGATGAGCAAGGAGATATAGCTCAAAAAGATCAAATAGTGTATGAAAAGGCCTCTAATTGGGCTAAAACTCTAGTCGAGTTGAGTGGAGCTAATGTAAATATTATAGGAGAAGAGAATATACCTAAAGATGAAGCTGTATTATTTGTTAGCAATCATCAGGGAAGTTTTGATATTCCAATACTGCTAGGTTTTATAAAAAAACCTAAGGCATTTGTAGCAAAGGAAGAATTAAGAAAATTTCCTTTCATAAGTAAGTGGATGGAGTATATGAATTGTATATTCTTAAATAGATCTAATAATAGAGAATCTATAAAGGCGATTAAACAAGGTATTAATAATTTGAGGCAAGGATACTCTATGGTAATATTTCCAGAGGGAACTAGAAGTGAGGATGGTAAATTAGGAGAATTTAAACCTGGGGCATTAAAGCTTGCTACTAAATCAAAAGTTAGAATAGTTCCTATTACAATAAGTGGGTCTAATAATATTATGAAAAAAGGAAGCTTTATAATAAGCCCAGCTGAGGTTGATGTTATGATTTCTAAGGCAATAGAAATTGAGGAAGGCATGGACAAGGATACGAAATCTCTTACAGAAAACATAAGAAATATTATAAATGATAATTTAGAGTACAAGGAAAAAAATATATGA
- the recJ gene encoding single-stranded-DNA-specific exonuclease RecJ, whose translation MNKIWDVKGEKIQGLSVVESILHYKGITDKKEIEEFLSDKPKKTYDPFLIKNMKEAVDKIKCHIQSGNKIVIFGDYDVDGVTSSALLVEFFSNITYNIDYYIPNRFSEGYGLNKDAIKSIKEDMEADLIITVDNGISSFDEVNYAKEIGLDIIVTDHHNPPEKLPECIIINVKQDDDEYPFKELCGCGVAFKLAQALQRELDLPRSTLSAPLDLVALGTIADLVPLVDENRTLVKYGLKNINSNKRLGIASLRKEVGLDDKEISAGRIGYVLGPCFNAAGRIEDAKLGVKLLLEKNEDEAKKVAAILHNLNSERQAIQEKGEEFCRLLVETNYMNHDFLVVRADGVSEGVIGIVAGRIKDLFYKPTLVVTKSEEGYLKGSGRSIKGINIYDELVNVSDLFLGFGGHEMACGFSLEEDKLDELREKLDRRAKKIKDIDSNIFVPKLNVMTELDAEQLSVELINEISKLEPYGMANAKPLFMIKDIQVNPSWTKGCGKNNVHLKLSGKKGNTFLSGIGFSLAEKYEALNNQNTVDVVFSPEINEYNGKVSPQMVMEDIKESK comes from the coding sequence ATGAACAAGATTTGGGATGTAAAAGGAGAAAAAATACAAGGGCTATCTGTAGTTGAAAGTATACTTCACTATAAAGGTATAACAGATAAAAAAGAGATAGAAGAATTTTTAAGTGATAAGCCCAAAAAAACATACGACCCATTCCTTATAAAAAATATGAAGGAAGCTGTAGACAAGATAAAATGTCATATACAAAGCGGCAATAAAATAGTTATATTTGGAGATTACGATGTAGATGGGGTTACATCATCTGCATTGTTGGTAGAGTTTTTTTCAAATATAACTTACAATATAGATTATTATATACCGAATAGATTCTCAGAAGGATACGGTCTTAATAAAGATGCTATAAAAAGTATTAAAGAAGATATGGAAGCAGACCTAATTATAACTGTAGACAATGGAATTAGTTCATTTGATGAAGTCAACTATGCTAAAGAAATAGGTCTAGATATTATAGTTACAGACCACCATAATCCGCCTGAAAAGCTTCCAGAGTGTATAATAATAAATGTAAAGCAAGATGATGATGAGTATCCATTTAAAGAACTTTGTGGATGTGGAGTAGCCTTTAAGTTAGCTCAGGCTCTTCAAAGAGAATTAGATTTACCTAGGAGTACATTATCGGCTCCACTTGACCTTGTAGCGCTTGGAACAATAGCAGACCTTGTTCCATTAGTAGATGAAAATAGAACCTTAGTTAAGTACGGTTTAAAAAATATAAATTCAAATAAAAGATTAGGTATAGCTTCTTTAAGAAAAGAAGTTGGACTTGACGATAAAGAGATAAGTGCTGGGAGAATAGGATATGTGCTGGGACCGTGTTTTAATGCTGCGGGAAGAATTGAAGATGCAAAGCTTGGAGTAAAACTTCTCTTGGAAAAAAACGAAGATGAAGCAAAAAAAGTAGCAGCCATACTTCACAATTTAAATTCTGAAAGACAGGCTATTCAAGAAAAAGGAGAAGAATTCTGTAGGTTATTAGTAGAAACTAATTATATGAATCATGACTTTTTAGTAGTAAGAGCAGATGGAGTATCAGAAGGAGTCATAGGAATTGTTGCGGGTAGAATAAAGGATTTATTCTATAAGCCGACTTTAGTAGTAACGAAAAGTGAAGAAGGGTATCTTAAGGGAAGTGGAAGAAGTATAAAGGGTATTAATATATATGATGAACTTGTCAATGTTTCAGATTTATTCTTGGGATTTGGAGGCCACGAAATGGCATGTGGATTCTCGCTAGAAGAAGATAAGCTAGATGAGTTAAGAGAAAAGCTTGATAGAAGAGCTAAAAAAATAAAGGATATAGATTCAAATATATTTGTTCCAAAGCTTAATGTAATGACAGAACTTGATGCAGAACAATTGAGTGTAGAACTTATAAATGAGATATCAAAGCTTGAGCCATATGGTATGGCTAATGCAAAACCTCTATTTATGATTAAAGATATACAGGTAAATCCTAGTTGGACTAAGGGTTGTGGAAAGAATAATGTCCATTTAAAGCTTAGTGGAAAAAAGGGAAATACATTCTTAAGTGGAATAGGGTTTTCACTTGCTGAAAAATATGAAGCTTTAAATAATCAAAACACTGTTGATGTAGTATTTAGTCCGGAAATTAATGAATACAATGGAAAAGTTAGTCCTCAGATGGTTATGGAGGATATAAAGGAATCTAAATAA
- a CDS encoding HD domain-containing protein, translated as MNSNLEGKVIRDCIHGDIFLSDNFLKIIDTPEFQRLRRIRQLAIVNLLFPCAEHTRFSHCLGTFHIMRRIIEHFEKEFENINMSIDSRDKEVALAAALLHDIGHGPFSHTFEEIYSNKSMNHEMWTIRIITDKSTTLNKVLVENFDEDFPEDVARLIDKSAYKQNYSDEKIDLNFILSSLVSSQIDADRMDYIMRDSVHTGVSYGKIDISRIIKSMTIKKNENKYFLCIYEKYLPDIESYLLSRYQMHKGIYNHSFKCEMEGVIKKIFFRMKELFKFGKLNEYMIPNGIIPILTDREYTLEEYISTDDYTLLYLFSELRRSEDLVLSKLCKCVIDRNKFEQIDNNENIEPYKSKLIHELQEIGYEVKDLKKEYFWLEVSKNYSAYETNKDNILVYSNKGKIKDLAEVSNIISPSVCGRKTDIFINYDILKNINKI; from the coding sequence ATGAATTCTAATTTAGAAGGTAAGGTTATTAGAGATTGTATTCATGGAGATATATTTCTTAGTGATAATTTTTTAAAAATAATAGATACACCTGAATTTCAAAGACTTAGAAGAATTCGTCAACTTGCTATAGTCAATTTATTATTTCCATGTGCAGAACATACGAGGTTTTCTCATTGCTTAGGAACATTTCATATTATGAGAAGGATTATAGAACATTTTGAAAAAGAGTTTGAAAATATAAATATGAGCATTGATAGTAGAGATAAGGAAGTAGCATTAGCAGCTGCATTACTTCACGATATAGGCCATGGCCCTTTTTCACACACATTTGAGGAGATATATTCAAATAAAAGTATGAATCATGAGATGTGGACAATCAGAATAATAACAGACAAAAGTACTACTTTGAACAAAGTACTAGTAGAAAATTTTGATGAAGATTTTCCAGAAGATGTAGCACGCCTTATAGATAAATCAGCATATAAACAAAATTATTCAGATGAAAAAATAGATTTAAACTTTATACTGTCATCTTTAGTAAGTAGCCAAATAGATGCTGATAGAATGGACTACATAATGAGAGACTCTGTTCATACAGGTGTTAGCTATGGGAAAATTGATATATCTAGGATAATAAAATCTATGACTATAAAAAAGAATGAGAATAAATACTTTTTATGTATATATGAAAAATATTTGCCAGATATAGAATCTTATCTTTTATCCAGATATCAAATGCATAAGGGAATATATAACCATAGCTTTAAATGTGAAATGGAAGGAGTAATAAAAAAGATATTTTTTAGAATGAAAGAATTATTTAAATTTGGTAAGCTAAATGAATATATGATTCCAAATGGTATAATACCTATACTTACAGACAGGGAATATACATTAGAAGAATATATATCAACAGATGATTATACTTTATTATATTTATTTAGTGAACTTAGAAGAAGTGAAGATTTGGTACTGTCCAAGTTGTGCAAATGTGTTATTGATAGAAATAAATTCGAGCAAATAGATAATAATGAAAATATTGAGCCTTATAAATCGAAGCTAATACATGAGCTACAAGAAATAGGATATGAAGTAAAAGATTTAAAAAAAGAGTATTTTTGGTTAGAAGTTTCAAAAAATTATAGCGCTTATGAAACTAATAAGGACAATATACTTGTATATAGCAATAAAGGAAAGATAAAAGACCTAGCTGAGGTTTCAAATATAATATCTCCTAGTGTATGTGGACGAAAAACTGATATTTTTATAAATTATGATATATTAAAAAACATTAACAAAATATGA
- a CDS encoding CoA transferase subunit A, protein MSKIMDIREAISKYVKPGCSIMLGGFLGCNTPLRAVDEIINQDIGGLTVISTVNSFVDSDIGLLFNKKLVKKFIGSHIGTNPTVVKQYQSGETDVEFFPQGTLIEKIRCKGAGLGGVLTPTGVGTLMEEGKQKLTLDNKEYLLETPLGSDVTIIKGFKADKMGNIVYKGTPNANPIMAMAGNITIAEVEEIVEVGELKPTEIGTQGIFVDAICLGYDLNTYRDRTRDMCKRVGIYK, encoded by the coding sequence ATGTCTAAGATAATGGATATAAGAGAAGCTATTTCAAAATATGTAAAACCGGGCTGTAGCATTATGCTTGGTGGTTTTTTAGGTTGCAATACACCTTTAAGAGCTGTTGATGAAATTATAAATCAAGATATAGGTGGTTTGACAGTTATATCTACTGTTAACTCTTTTGTGGACAGTGATATAGGGCTTTTATTCAATAAGAAACTGGTAAAAAAATTTATAGGTTCTCATATAGGAACAAATCCAACTGTGGTTAAACAGTATCAAAGCGGTGAAACTGATGTTGAGTTTTTTCCTCAGGGAACACTAATAGAAAAAATAAGATGTAAAGGAGCAGGTCTTGGAGGCGTATTAACACCAACAGGAGTAGGTACATTAATGGAAGAAGGAAAACAAAAGTTGACTCTAGATAATAAGGAATATCTTTTAGAAACTCCACTTGGTTCAGATGTAACTATAATAAAAGGATTTAAGGCTGATAAAATGGGGAATATCGTTTATAAAGGAACTCCTAATGCAAATCCTATTATGGCCATGGCAGGAAATATAACTATAGCAGAAGTAGAAGAAATAGTTGAAGTAGGAGAATTAAAACCTACAGAAATAGGAACACAGGGAATATTTGTAGATGCTATTTGTTTGGGATATGACTTAAATACATACCGTGATAGAACTAGAGATATGTGTAAACGTGTTGGAATATATAAATAA
- a CDS encoding DUF3786 domain-containing protein has protein sequence MDDRQGRVPYEYIKGIFQKTDPQIMAKLTGNDYDEDNNIFTLKLINKTYKVKYPSGDTYNENGEEVSSYIIKIMILRYLVNGKGISQTGKDITFKDINGGHVYYKNFYNRTISRLAKIYGNNLKRFEQDFENIECEKRNMGDLAYKFEFLKNVFFTFVVWEGDEEFNPSANVLFDSNIEYYFNAEDLAVMVDIVITFIKNKGNLPLDLGMYK, from the coding sequence ATGGATGATAGACAAGGAAGAGTACCATATGAGTATATAAAGGGGATATTTCAAAAAACAGACCCACAGATTATGGCTAAGCTTACAGGAAATGATTACGATGAAGATAATAATATATTTACACTAAAGCTTATAAATAAAACTTATAAGGTAAAATATCCAAGTGGTGATACATACAATGAAAATGGTGAGGAAGTAAGTTCATATATTATAAAGATAATGATACTAAGATATCTTGTGAATGGTAAAGGAATATCTCAAACAGGAAAAGATATAACGTTCAAGGATATTAATGGAGGACATGTATACTATAAAAACTTTTACAATAGAACAATATCGAGACTTGCAAAGATATATGGAAATAACTTAAAAAGGTTTGAGCAGGATTTTGAAAATATAGAATGTGAAAAGAGAAATATGGGGGATCTAGCCTATAAGTTCGAATTTTTAAAGAATGTGTTTTTTACATTTGTAGTATGGGAAGGTGATGAGGAATTTAATCCTTCTGCAAATGTGTTGTTTGATAGCAATATAGAATACTATTTTAATGCAGAAGATTTAGCAGTTATGGTAGATATTGTAATAACATTTATAAAAAATAAAGGAAATTTACCTCTAGATTTAGGTATGTATAAATAG
- a CDS encoding DUF1653 domain-containing protein: protein MKRELKKGRLYRHFKNKLYLVIDTVKHSETQEDMVLYKALYGDYGLFVRPLEMFLEEVPEGKVNPMNQKYRFELIED, encoded by the coding sequence ATGAAAAGAGAATTAAAAAAAGGAAGACTATATAGACATTTTAAGAACAAATTATATCTAGTAATAGATACAGTAAAGCACTCTGAAACACAAGAAGACATGGTACTATATAAAGCCTTATATGGGGACTATGGGCTTTTTGTAAGACCGCTTGAAATGTTTCTTGAAGAGGTTCCTGAAGGAAAAGTAAATCCTATGAATCAAAAATATAGATTTGAACTTATTGAAGATTAG